One genomic region from Nymphaea colorata isolate Beijing-Zhang1983 chromosome 12, ASM883128v2, whole genome shotgun sequence encodes:
- the LOC116266377 gene encoding protein WALLS ARE THIN 1-like encodes MAENAAMEKKAMIPERAKLHLAMLALQFGYAGFHVVSRAALNMGVSKVVFAIYRNIIALILLIPFAYFLEKKERPKINLSFLVQFFLLALCGITANQGFYLLGLENTSPTFASAIQNSVPAITFVMAAALGLEKVHLNRKDGISKVLGTLLCVGGASIITLYKGPVVIKPHLTSTNNELLLLLEGNGGKNWTLGCIFLIGHCLSWSGWLVLQAPVLKKYPARLSVTSYTCFFGVIQFLIIAAFLERDIQTWIISSGGELFTILYAGCVASGIAFAVQIWCIDRGGPVFVAVYQPVQTLVVAIMASVALGEQFYLGGIIGAVLIIAGLYLVLWGKSEERRRARENVIIAASSEIRNEVHGIRCVDSGAHEVIKHASVRSSLAQPLLPPSSTENV; translated from the exons GTTTCAAGAGCAGCACTCAACATGGGGGTCAGCAAAGTCGTGTTTGCAATATACAGAAACATCATAGCTCTGATTCTGCTCATTCCCTTTGCGTACTTCCTGGAGAA GAAGGAGAGGCCGAAGATCAATCTCTCATTCTTGGTCCAGTTCTTCCTCCTAGCTCTATGCGG GATTACTGCTAACCAAGGATTCTATCTGTTGGGGTTGGAGAATACATCCCCAACTTTCGCATCAGCCATTCAAAACTCTGTGCCTGCAATCACATTTGTCATGGCAGCAGCACTGGG GCTGGAAAAGGTTCACCTGAACAGGAAGGATGGGATATCCAAGGTACTTGGAACTCTCTTGTGTGTTGGTGGCGCATCCATCATCACTCTATACAAAGGACCAGTCGTAATAAAGCCACACCTAACAAGTACAAACAATGAACTGCTCCTTCTGCTGGAAGGCAATGGAGGCAAAAACTGGACACTGGGCTGCATTTTTCTGATAGGGCACTGCCTTTCTTGGTCCGGCTGGTTGGTGCTGCAAGCACCAGTGCTGAAGAAATACCCTGCGCGCCTCTCAGTCACCTCCTACACCTGCTTCTTTGGGGTTATACAGTTCCTCATCATTGCAGCATTCTTAGAGAGAGATATCCAGACTTGGATTATAAGTTCAGGGGGTGAACTTTTCACCATTCTATACGCG GGATGCGTCGCCTCCGGGATAGCGTTTGCTGTTCAGATTTGGTGCATTGATAGGGGTGGCCCCGTGTTTGTTGCAGTTTACCAGCCAGTGCAGACCTTAGTTGTCGCAATCATGGCCTCCGTTGCATTGGGTGAACAGTTCTACTTGGGAGG AATCATTGGAGCAGTGCTTATAATAGCTGGACTGTACCTTGTTCTGTGGGGGAAGAGCGAGGAGAGAAGAAGGGCGAGAGAGAATGTGATCATAGCGGCCAGCAGTGAGATCAGGAACGAGGTGCATGGAATCAGGTGCGTGGATTCCGGAGCTCATGAAGTCATAAAGCACGCCTCCGTGAGAAGCTCTCTCGCCCAGCCGCTTCTCCCACCTTCCTCCACCGAGAACGTTTAG
- the LOC116265169 gene encoding L10-interacting MYB domain-containing protein-like gives MSMLPRIPQDSDRADWTTARSQFLVEQLIEQLIYGNKNDSGFTKEAWKMVCASFNRKFNLNYTTTQLKSHFKILRKQYELVKLLRSQSGFGWDDVYKVVTAEEDVWDRYIAINSDAKNYKNKCFPLFDQCATLFDGKKIEGRETLSIIRNAEAGTRSSNMSENNEDDEASYGYAITPRHQKRRFSASSSRREKRVKSDPELMMPLAVENVVPFDYSSDSRAVQKSTRASEPSVQECLEELQRLPGLDRKDKVKATRLFRDPFNRVAFMTYEEDLRREWLLNELENM, from the exons ATGTCCATGCTTCCTCGCATACCACAAGACTCGGATCGGGCTGACTGGACAACTGCTCGTAGCCAATTTCTGGTTGAACAATTAATTGAACAGTTAATTTATGGCAACAAAAATGATTCTGGATTCACTAAGGAAGCATGGAAAATGGTCTGTGCCTCTTTTAACAGAAAGTTCAATTTGAATTATACGACTACACAACTGAAAAGTCATTTTAAGATATTGAGAAAACAATATGAACTGGTGAAACTACTTAGGAGTCAGAGTGGATTTGGTTGGGATGATGTATACAAGGTGGTGACTGCGGAGGAGGATGTATGGGATCGATATATTGCT ATCAATTCTGATGCCAAAAACTATAAGAACAAATGCTTTCCCCTCTTTGATCAATGTGCAACACTCTTTGATG gtaaaaaaattgaaggacGTGAAACACTATCCATCATTCGGAATGCAGAAGCTGGAACAAGATCGAGCAATATGAGTGAAAacaatgaagatgatgaagcaAGTTATGGATATGCCATAACACCAAGACATCAAAAACGTAGATTTTCAGCTTCGTCAAGCCGGCGGGAGAAAAGAGTGAAATCAGATCCTGAATTAATGATGCCTTTAGCTGTAGAAAATGTTGTGCCATTTGACTACTCCTCTGACAGTCGAGCAGTGCAGAAGTCCACTAGAGCATCTGAGCCATCTGTACAGGAGTGCTTAGAAGAGCTTCAGCGTTTACCTGGGCTTGATCGGAAGGATAAGGTGAAGGCAACTAGACTTTTTAGAGACCCATTTAATCGTGTTGCATTCATGACTTACGAGGAAGATCTTCGTCGTGAATGGTTGCTCAATGAACTTGAGAACATGTAA